DNA sequence from the Anguilla anguilla isolate fAngAng1 chromosome 4, fAngAng1.pri, whole genome shotgun sequence genome:
CATTAATGAAAGGCGCACACACTTTTAAAAGCCAACCCGCTTGCTTTCCAGTTGCTATCCAGTGCTTGGAGACAGCTTTTGATGTCTCCATTGAAGACAAGAGTTTGGCTGTCGCACAAACATTGCCAGAGATTTTTGCAACTGCTTCAGTCACGGTATTGTGTGATAATTCTTCATATGTTTTACTTACCTGTTACAGATGTAATCTAAAGAGTGCAagtttttataaaatgcattgtcaTGGTCAATGCTATATTTGACTGAACCCAGATATGCTTGAATGTTGTTTTATCATCCACAGACACCCCAGATAAATGTCAACTCTGTCCCATTCACACCAACTGAGGAGGAAGTTGCTGAGGCAGAGAGGCTCAAAACAGAAGGTTTGAGTTGTGCACACACAGCAATTCCACATTCAGTCCTCTTATTGCATTCTTCATAGACATAATGCCAATTTTATGCTGCTATTATGATATGCAGGAAATGACAGAATGAAGGAGGAGAACTTCAGTGAAGCAGTGGAATTCTACTCAAAGGCCATTGAGATAAACCCGCAGAATGCAGTTTACTACTGTAACAGGTGCGGATTGAcaggatttatttttagttacTAAGACTTCGTTGTAACCCATTATGATACAGTGTTTGAGCTAAAATGTTATGTTGCCTTCAGGTAGCACATGTACTGGAGTGTGTTTAATGCATGTTTCAGGGCTGCAGCATACAGTAAACTGGGAAACTATGCAGGGGCTGTACAGGACTGTGAACTTGCCATCGGAATTGACCCCAACTACAGCAAGGCATACGGCAGAATGGGGTAGGACAGACAATGGTGTCGGTAGCCTCTAGAGATCTGTTGCCGAAACCCTATTGCACATGGCATCgcattttaattatgaagtTCACTAACAATCACAATGTGACTGCATGCTAATTTAAATGGTCTCTGTCTTTAGGTTGGCTCTGGCAAGtttaaacaaacatacagaaGCTGTAAATTTCTACCAGAAAGCACTGGAGCTGGATCCAGAAAATGACACCTATAAATCTAACCTAAAAATAGCTGAGCAGAAAATGAGGGAAGCACCAAGTCCAGTGAGTTTGTACAATATTAGTTTACATCGTGGCTCTACATATGGTAGTGAATGATATGGGCTGTGCCTtacatactttatttttttcagactgTTGGAATGGGTGGAGCTGATCTGGCAGGTTTGCTCAGTAATCCAGGGTTCATGAATATGGTAAGAGAACATGGCCAGTCCTCTTCCCTTTTTGACTTTGATGTGATAAGTAACCCATCTGTAATCCACAGAAGTGCTGGTGTGCCAACACTTCAATAGGCACAGacataagaaaaagaaaaagggtcGGTGCAATAACTGCAACATTTCACTTGTTTCAGGCTTCTACTCTAATGAGCAACCCACAAGTACAGCAAATGTAAGTAGGACCTATTGAATGAtaatgcacacactgacatttGCCATTTAGATAAAATGCATGTTGAAACTCTGTATTTGACTCTGAATGGACTGCTATTGTAGCAATTTGTTTGTGACATTATGTAAATTGAAATGTTAATTATGTTCATCCATTTTGGATAAgctttagagtttttttttttttttcttctgtcacACGTTCTTTTTGAAGGATGTCAGGAATGATGTCGGGGGCTTATGGTTCAACCGCGGCAACAGTTGCTCCAGGGCCTGGTGGTGTGGGCCCCGGTGACCTCTCAGGCCTCATCCATGCGTGAGTTCACTTCTAGAAACGTGCGGCTCAGTCATTTGTGCAACACTATGCTCGGCCCTTAGTCTGGATACAGAGATACAAATATACTTGGAAGGCATGTATAGTGGGTGCAATAAttccagtatttatttttattaaaggttGGCCTGTGTGTGGATGGCACATGACATCTTTTTATCTGTCCATTTATGTGTAGGGGCCAGCAGTTTGCACAGCAGATGCAGGAGGAGAATCCAGAGCTGATTGAACAGCTGAGGAACCAGGTTCGCAGTCGGCCACCTAGTTCTAGCAATGAGGAGCAGCATTGACATTTAAAGTGGTGAGGCTTATTTTACCGTCTTGCTTTCTatcacaagcacaaacacaaagatttCCTGTGTACAAAGCACTATGGCTGTATGTGTGAGAAGTCTATTAGCCATAAGCAGGGCCTGGCCTAATTATGTACGGCTTATGTTGCTTAGTTTCTCGTATTTTAGACATTGTGCACAACTGTgaaatcactgttttttttattgttttttttaaggtaaaCGTTTGTATGAAGAGAACTGAAGACAGACTGTCCTTATATTATGTTAATTACTTTTGGAACTCAAGGTATAAAAATGTGTATCAAGTTAATGCTTGCATGTTTGGCTACATTTTAATGGCCAGTcttcaaaagaaatgaatgctGAACTGCAAGGAAATGTAGATCTAGGATAAGCTGTTTTTACACAGAATGGATTAGATGAGTGTCAACtcaaatatactgaaatatgtcCCAGCAGTCTAGAACATGGTTTAACTGTTGTATGTAATTAAGTGTAGTAAATCAAGTCATGTAACTCAGCAGTTCTCTGACAATATAAAAGCTGTCAAGCTGTGTATGATTTGATTAAAAtactggatttttttaaaaaccatgtaTTTGTACAGATATTGGAAATGGCAAgggaatacattttcagtgctgtgaacactgaaatgaaatgacaaaattgcaaattgtttttttttttatggttgtCATATTGTCGTTAACGAAGAACATTCTGAAGTTCCATGCAAGTGACGAGTATGCTGCCCCTTTTTACTACAATGTTTTGAAACCTTCCTGTTGGATCAGACAATTTGACttggttatttttttctcattttgtgattaaaatgatatataatCTTTAAAATGTCTGACTCCTAGCCTGTGTTAAAATAACTTTGGTTAACAATTAATTTTTAGTGTGAACTACCCACTCAAATACTTGGATACATGGCTGTGAAACCTAAAGTTTCCATTTAGATCTTCAgctatggttttattttaaatataaagtcTGAGCTCCTTATTAAAATATCAGAAACCGTGTATGGATCTAGTTTAACAACTGCtttagggtttttttatttgttcagggTTTGAGTTTATATTGGTAATCCTGATATTCATGTGCCACCCCCTGAATTAATTAGTGATACAGTGTATTGATGTagtaattaaaatgtgataatCAGAAAATTTATTAGCATATATGcgaaattaaatttgaaattactGGAATAAACACATTTGGGCATTTGCTCAATTTTCTAgtcaattattttaatgttaaaaattgATGTACTGTACTGATGTTATTTTCTGTTCAATGGCCATTCAGAGATATTGGGCAGGTAATTGAAAGATAAGTTGGTTGACAAACCAAGCTGGTAGCATGGcccatttcatatttcatggtTAATGTACCTTTTCTTCGTGATTGTTGTGGTTTCTGGTTATTGGCTGCTTCTGACATTTTGACTTCTATATTACCTTAGCCATATTTATATgaacaaataatttgaatttgaaggtATAAATGATATTAAGGCATCTCAGTTTCCACTTATGGCAGCTTCTGAGAATGTGGTCAGATGGGCTTAATTAGCTTTAGTTGTATTAAAATCATTGAACTCCAGGAACCTCTAGAACTAGGGCTCctattttgatatatttgagaaaatgaacttgaaataatgaaatatgggTTTGATCCATTCACAAACCCTTGATCCCTATAACAACTTCAAGCAGCAATGTGTATGGATTCTCTGGTTTCTGTTCATACTACTGTGAGAGTTTTTTTCAATTGAAGCTGTAGTGTCATCcacactttcaaataaaatgcatgtatatgttAGTCCTATATAT
Encoded proteins:
- the sgta gene encoding small glutamine-rich tetratricopeptide repeat-containing protein alpha, coding for MTDTKRLAFSIIQFLHNQLDSGGLSSDAQESLEVAIQCLETAFDVSIEDKSLAVAQTLPEIFATASVTTPQINVNSVPFTPTEEEVAEAERLKTEGNDRMKEENFSEAVEFYSKAIEINPQNAVYYCNRAAAYSKLGNYAGAVQDCELAIGIDPNYSKAYGRMGLALASLNKHTEAVNFYQKALELDPENDTYKSNLKIAEQKMREAPSPTVGMGGADLAGLLSNPGFMNMASTLMSNPQVQQMMSGMMSGAYGSTAATVAPGPGGVGPGDLSGLIHAGQQFAQQMQEENPELIEQLRNQVRSRPPSSSNEEQH